CTCAAGGGGCAGATGGAGGCGGTGGAGCGTGCTTTGGACGATTCCAAGCCCTGCGGCGAGGTGCTGCAATTGCTGGCCTCGGTGCGCGGTGCGCTTTCCGGCCTGACGGGGGAGGTGATGCAGGAACATCTGCATGAGCACGTCGTGCACGCCGAAAATGAAGACGAGCGGGCGCGTGCGGCGGAAGAGCTGGCCCAGGTGCTGAAGACCTACATCCGCTAACCTCTCTCCCAAAAGTGTCCGCGGCTTTGGGAAAAGACATGCGTGAAACAGAATATTCCAGGATCGAACAGGATTAGCGACATGACGACGACATCCGAATTTTCCGCAGCGTCCGGCCACGACCATGTTTTCCTAGGCCGGAACCATGAGCGCAATGAAAAGCGCGTG
This region of Agrobacterium tumefaciens genomic DNA includes:
- the dmeR gene encoding Ni(II)/Co(II)-sensing transcriptional repressor DmeR; protein product: MSHTIRNKEKLLARIRRLKGQMEAVERALDDSKPCGEVLQLLASVRGALSGLTGEVMQEHLHEHVVHAENEDERARAAEELAQVLKTYIR